One window of the Terriglobales bacterium genome contains the following:
- a CDS encoding M24 family metallopeptidase, with the protein MNLDRIQSALRERNFDAWLFYDHHHRDPIAYRVLGLRPDLMVTRRWFYLVPATGEPQKLVHRIEAGHLDTLPGSKRSYSSWQELQRNLQEMVKPYPRLAMQYSPQNAIPYVGLVDAGTVELLRTFGVNVLSSGDLVSEFEAVLTNEQIASHYAARDAVDRIIPEAFKVIGQRVRNGGTNEFEIAQWILEAFRRENLLSQDTPIVGVNAHSGDPHFEPRADRTEPMREGDFVLLDVWAKTKDPEACFYDITWTGFIGKNPSDRQREVFSIVRDARKLGSETVQKAFAAGRKIAGWEVDKAVRDFISSKGYGDKFVHRTGHNISSAIHGNGANIDNFETKDERQILPNTCFSIEPGIYLPEFGVRSEVNVLTRPGKAEVTGRQQEELVLI; encoded by the coding sequence ACGTCCTGACCTGATGGTCACACGCCGCTGGTTCTATCTCGTGCCTGCAACCGGCGAGCCTCAGAAGCTAGTGCATCGTATCGAGGCGGGCCATCTGGACACGCTGCCCGGCTCCAAGCGCAGCTACTCTTCCTGGCAGGAACTCCAGCGCAACCTGCAGGAGATGGTGAAGCCCTATCCGCGGTTGGCCATGCAATACTCGCCGCAAAACGCGATTCCCTATGTCGGACTGGTTGATGCCGGCACCGTAGAACTTCTACGCACGTTCGGAGTGAACGTTCTCAGCTCCGGCGACCTGGTCAGCGAGTTCGAAGCTGTGCTTACAAATGAGCAAATTGCCAGCCATTACGCGGCACGCGACGCAGTCGACAGAATTATTCCTGAAGCATTTAAGGTGATCGGCCAACGGGTTCGCAATGGTGGAACCAATGAATTCGAAATTGCACAGTGGATTCTCGAAGCTTTTCGTCGAGAGAACCTGCTGTCACAAGATACCCCGATCGTTGGCGTGAACGCTCACAGCGGCGACCCGCACTTCGAGCCTCGCGCCGATCGCACTGAGCCTATGAGAGAAGGGGATTTTGTTCTGCTCGACGTATGGGCAAAAACCAAAGATCCCGAAGCCTGCTTCTACGACATCACCTGGACCGGCTTTATCGGTAAGAATCCAAGCGATCGTCAGCGCGAAGTCTTCTCCATTGTGCGCGACGCTCGCAAGCTAGGCTCCGAAACGGTGCAAAAGGCTTTTGCTGCAGGGCGGAAGATCGCCGGTTGGGAAGTAGATAAAGCCGTAAGGGACTTCATTTCCAGCAAGGGCTACGGCGACAAGTTCGTTCACCGCACCGGGCACAATATCAGTTCGGCGATACACGGCAACGGCGCCAACATCGATAACTTCGAAACGAAAGATGAGCGTCAGATTCTGCCGAATACCTGCTTCTCTATTGAGCCGGGGATCTATCTCCCGGAATTTGGAGTTCGCAGCGAAGTGAATGTGCTCACTCGCCCGGGGAAGGCCGAGGTGACAGGACGACAACAGGAAGAGTTAGTTTTGATTTGA